GGTGCCGTCACCGGTGGACCACCCGTCCGACCACCTGACCATGACGCACGAGAGCCCCGGACCCGTCAGGGGTCCGGGGCTCTCGTGACGGAGCCGACCGTCTCCCACCGGTCACGAGGACCGGCGGGAGGAGGGGTCAGTTGCCGGTGAGCTTCTCGCGCAGCGCGGCGAGGGCCTCGTCCGACGCGAGGGTGCCCTCGGCCGGCGCGGGGCTGCTGCTCTGGCGCGGGGTGCCCTCGCCGGAGTCGGCGACGTCACCCGTGGCCGACGAGTACGAGGTCGAGGTGCTGCCACCGGCAGCGGCCTCGGCGTCGGCCTTCGTCGCGGCCTCGACCTGCGCCTTGTGGGCCTCCCAGCGGGAGTGGGCCTCGGCGTACTGACGCTCCCACTTCTCGCGCTGGGTGTCGAAGCCCTCGAGCCACTCGTTCGTCTCCGGGTCGAAGCCCTCGGGGTACTTGTAGTTGCCCTGCTCGTCGTACTCGGCCGCCATGCCGTACAGCGTGGGGTCGAACTCCGAGGCCGGGACCGACTGGTCGTTGGCCTGCTTGAGCGAGAGCGAGATGCGGCGACGCTCGAGGTCGATGTCGATGACCTTGACGAAGATCTCGTCACCGACGTTGACGACCTGCTCGGGCAGCTCGACGTGACGCTCGGCCAGCTCGGAGATGTGCACGAGGCCCTCGATGCCGTCCTCGACGCGCACGAACGCACCGAACGGGACGAGCTTGGTGACCTTGCCGGGCACGACCTGGCCGATGGCGTGGGTGCGTGCGAAGTGCTGCCACGGGTCCTCCTGCGTCGCCTTCAGCGACAGGGAGACACGCTCGCGGTCCATGTCGACGTCGAGCACCTCGACGGTGACCTCGGTGCCGACCTCGACGACCTCGGACGGGTGGTCGATGTGCTTCCACGACAGCTCGGAGACGTGGACGAGACCGTCGACGCCGCCGAGGTCGACGAAGGCGCCGAAGTTGACGATGGAGGACACGACGCCCGAACGGACCTGGCCCTTCTGGAGCTCCTTGAGGAACGTCGTGCGCACCTCGGACTGCGTCTGCTCGAGCCAGGCACGGCGCGACAGGACCACGTTGTTGCGGTTCTTGTCGAGCTCGATGATCTTGGCCTCGATCTCCTTGCCGACGTACGGCTGGAGGTCGCGGACGCGGCGCATCTCGACGAGCGAGGCGGGCAGGAAGCCACGCAGGCCGATGTCGAGGATGAGGCCGCCCTTGACGACCTCGATGACGGTGCCGGTGACGACGCCGTCCTCCTCCTTGACCTTCTCGATCGTGCCCCAGGCGCGCTCGTACTGAGCCCGCTTCTTGGACAGGATCAGACGGCCCTCCTTGTCCTCCTTCTGGAGGACGAGGGCCTCGACCTCGTCGCCGACCTTGACGACCTCGCCGGGGTCGACATCGTGCTTGATGGACAGCTCACGCGAGGGGATGACGCCCTCGGTCTTGTAGCCGATGTCGAGCAGGACCT
This is a stretch of genomic DNA from Terracoccus luteus. It encodes these proteins:
- the rpsA gene encoding 30S ribosomal protein S1, giving the protein MTANTVEKTAPEVAINDIGTLEDILAAIDATIKDFNDGDIVEGRIVKVDRDEVLLDIGYKTEGVIPSRELSIKHDVDPGEVVKVGDEVEALVLQKEDKEGRLILSKKRAQYERAWGTIEKVKEEDGVVTGTVIEVVKGGLILDIGLRGFLPASLVEMRRVRDLQPYVGKEIEAKIIELDKNRNNVVLSRRAWLEQTQSEVRTTFLKELQKGQVRSGVVSSIVNFGAFVDLGGVDGLVHVSELSWKHIDHPSEVVEVGTEVTVEVLDVDMDRERVSLSLKATQEDPWQHFARTHAIGQVVPGKVTKLVPFGAFVRVEDGIEGLVHISELAERHVELPEQVVNVGDEIFVKVIDIDLERRRISLSLKQANDQSVPASEFDPTLYGMAAEYDEQGNYKYPEGFDPETNEWLEGFDTQREKWERQYAEAHSRWEAHKAQVEAATKADAEAAAGGSTSTSYSSATGDVADSGEGTPRQSSSPAPAEGTLASDEALAALREKLTGN